One Acidimicrobiia bacterium genomic window carries:
- a CDS encoding transglutaminase family protein, with protein sequence MSWRLRVRHRTTLRYSGPVHASYNEVRISPRTRDGQLAITHEIETAPRSQLYAYTDAWQTLVHAFDVHETHDELVVAASSLVDSADPRSTEGGAAWSDLDGDTRDDYCEYLCDSSRVVSTDAIARAALEIRAGTTPDEAVDATTAWIHEAFTYEPGTTTVATTADEVLHAGHGVCQDFAHLGIALLRAIGIPARYVSGYLHPTPDAVIGQSYTGESHAWLEAWTGSWRAVDPTTAVAVGERHVIVGRGRDYGDVTPLKGIYHGAAADVVEVDVEIERVA encoded by the coding sequence ATGTCGTGGCGACTGCGCGTCCGGCATCGCACGACGTTGCGGTACTCGGGCCCGGTCCACGCGTCGTACAACGAGGTGCGCATCTCGCCGCGGACGCGCGACGGGCAGCTCGCGATCACGCACGAGATCGAGACGGCACCGCGGAGTCAGCTCTATGCGTACACGGACGCGTGGCAGACGCTCGTGCACGCGTTCGACGTCCACGAGACGCACGACGAGCTCGTCGTCGCGGCGTCGTCCCTCGTCGACTCGGCCGATCCGCGGTCGACGGAGGGCGGGGCCGCGTGGAGCGATCTCGACGGTGACACGCGCGACGACTACTGCGAGTACCTGTGCGATTCGTCGCGTGTGGTCTCGACCGACGCGATCGCGCGCGCCGCGCTCGAGATCCGCGCGGGCACGACACCCGACGAGGCCGTCGACGCGACGACGGCGTGGATCCACGAGGCGTTCACGTACGAGCCGGGGACGACGACCGTCGCGACGACGGCGGACGAAGTGCTGCACGCGGGTCACGGGGTCTGCCAGGACTTCGCGCACCTCGGAATCGCGCTGCTGCGCGCGATCGGGATCCCGGCCCGGTACGTCTCCGGCTACCTGCATCCCACGCCGGACGCGGTGATCGGCCAGAGCTACACGGGGGAGAGCCACGCGTGGCTCGAAGCGTGGACGGGCTCGTGGCGCGCGGTCGATCCGACGACGGCCGTGGCGGTCGGCGAGCGGCACGTCATCGTCGGCCGGGGCCGCGACTACGGCGACGTCACGCCGCTCAAAGGCATCTACCACGGTGCGGCCGCCGATGTCGTCGAGGTCGACGTCGAGATCGAGCGCGTGGCCTGA